The Prevotella sp. E2-28 genome includes the window TCGTCCTCATCGTTGGTGTGGGAATCCATCTGCTGAGTCAAGATAAATATATGAATCTGGCTGAGCAGGATACCTATCAAGACCCCATGTTGGCAAAACAAGAGGCCGAACGTGCCCTCACACTGCTGGCAGTCAATTTGAACAAGGGCATGGGACATCTGGATAAGGCGAAAGCCCTGAGCGATAAGACAGAAAAAACATTAAATGAACAATTAAACGTATTAAAGCAATATGAAACAGACAATCATTAAGGCTCTCCTCTGCGTGGTGGTGGCTCTGTGCAGCCTCAACGCCAATGCCCAGGTTAAGGCATTCGAGAAATATGCCGACACAAAGAACGTGACCTATGTCTTCATCTCGAAATTCATGCTGGGTATGGCAGGCAAGAATGCCGGGATCTCAGTTCCAGGCGTCGATGTCAAGAGCCTGACCAACAAACTGTCGGGCATTCAGATTATCACTTCCGAGGATAATGCCGCCCAGAAGAAACTGAAGAACGACGTCAAGGCTATTATCGCAAAAGAGAAATACGAATTGATGATGCAGGTAAACGAGGACGACAGTAAGGTAAACATGTATCATCACATAGGGAAACCGCAGTCGGCCGTCGTCATGCTTGTAGAAGAGGATGATGAGACAACGGTCATCGTCTTCTCTGGCAAGTTTACGCTGGAAGACGTGATGAAGATGACACAAGACTAACCCCAAATCATTCCGTACTATGAAACAGGCGATAGCTATCTACACACTCACCTCCGAGCTTCACGATGAAAAGGCCGTTGATGCCGTTACCCAATTGTTCCTTGCCAGTCTTGGTATAGACTACGAACTGAAAGGTAGCAACTACAGTGATTACGGCACACATGCCCTGAGTTTGATCTACGTCCGCACTGGCGGCACTGAGGGCATCTTCCTCCGCTTACTGCCTGAGTTGCAGGCCAAGAGCCATCGTCCGTTCTACCTGCTCACGTCAGGTAAGAGTAATTCGCTGGCAGCTTCTATGGAGATTCTGTCGTATCTTCGTCAACAGAACATCCGTGGTGAGATTCTTCACGGCAGCAGTGAGTATATCGCTCATCGCATCCAACTTTTGAAAAAAGTAGAAGAAGCTCGGCAAAGTCTCAACGGCACACGCCTAGGCATCATCGGCAAGCCCTCCGACTGGCTGATTTCCAGTCAAGCTAACAAGGAGAAGGTAAAAGATATCTTGGGGATCGAGTTAGTAGATATCCCCATGCAGGAACTGCTCAGCGAGATAACTGACCCTGAGAAGATATACGAAGCCCTGAAAGTGATTATCGACAGACACAAGTTGCAAGGTTTCACACTGCGCTGTTTCGACCTCCTTTCTACCGTGAAGAATACGGGATGTATGCCTTTAGCCAGACTGAATGCTGAGGGGTATGTTGCAGGTTGCGAAGGCGATGTGCCTGCGATGCTTTCCATGATGATAGTACGTTCACTGTTAGGTATCTCTGGTTTCCAAGCCAATCCCTCAAGCATCAATCCAGAGACAGGCGAGATGCTTTTCGCCCACTGCACGATTCCCCTTAATATGGTGGATCGCTACGAGTTGGACACTCACTTTGAGTCAGGCATCGGTACGGGTATTCGAGGCTATATGAAGGAAGGCCCAGTCACTATACTCAAGGTCTCAGGCGACCTCTCTCGTCACTTCATCGCCGAAGGCACCCTTGTTCGCAATGAGGCGAAGCCCGACCTCTGCCGCACGCAACAGGTCATCCAACTTGCCGACAAGAGCCTCGCCACCACATATTTCCTCACCAATCCCATCGGCAATCACCATATTATCATGTCTGGGCATTGCAAAGAACTTGTTGAACAACTGCTCTAACCCGCGTTTTTACGGTTCAGAATAATTGTAGGCAAAATGCTCCAAAACCACGTTTTCTTGGGCGGAAAGCGGTGTTTTCCTCGAAGGAAAACGATGGTTTCCTAAGGAGATACCGTCTTCCTTTTACTGCCACCTTGCTGCCACCATTTTTTCCCATAAACAGGGCATTTCTGGAAATTGGTGGCAGAGTGGCAGCAATTTTAAATTTTCAAGAATAAAGAAAATACGGAAGGAAAGCAAGATACAAAAAGCAAACTTTTTAAGCGAATCATTTGGCTATCTCAACAAAAAGTATTACTTTTGCAGCCACATATATCGCGAATACCTTAAAAGGAGCTGCGCCTGTGGCGGAATTGGTAGACGCGCTAGACTTAGGATCTAGTGTCTCGCGACGTGCAGGTTCGAGTCCTGTCAGGCGCACAAAAAAAAAGCACCTCACATAATGTGAAGTGCTTTTTCTTTTATTATTTCAAAATAATAACTTTTGCAGTCCTATTATTCATATTTGGCATCGTATGTCCTACTGGAGCATCTATATATGTCGCATCAGCGACAATGAATTTCCGCCCGTTCAATTGAATATAATCACCCGTAGCCCCCTGTTCAGTAAATTCCACAGCCGAAGCTAAATGACCAGGATAATAAATCAAGATACAATTGAGTCCCAATAAATCACGTACTAACCTTGTAAAGAGAATAGAACGATCTTCACAGTCACAATAAGGATAATAAAGTGATTCTTCTGCAAAGAATGCACGATCGCGTCCCCAAACCTTATCGTCGTATTCGTACACAAATCCTGTCTGCACATAATTCAACAACTTATTAACTGCAGTCAATTGGTTACACCCCTGAATACCTGCACGCAACGACGGATAAATTTGAGCCTTAACCTCTTCACTCAAAGGTGTATTAGCATACATAGCCCATCGACTCACCATATTCTCACCAACCATTGAAGTAGGATAAGTGCTATAAAAATTCATCAAATTAGTATTCGATGTCATAGTTGTACGCATCTCCGGATAACGTCTTGATTGTCGTGTTTTAGGTTGCGAAACGGCACGTTCAAACAGCTGTTCTACTGGAATAAGCAACGACATTGCCTGTTCATTGGGGAATGTTATATCACAAATATAAATACGGCTCGACGATACTCCATATGGATAATACTTTTTCCCATCTACTACAAAATAGCCTAAATTATATATAATGTGATCTGAGGCATACAGCATAATCAGTTTGCCCATATCAGTACGCGCCAACCTCATCTTATAGCCAGACTGACAATAGACATAGGCCATTAGAAGTGTAGTCTCGTTAGTATTAGTGCCACATATACAATCAGCCATATATTTAAGCATCTCCAAATAGCCCCAATCGCAGAGTTTCTTTTCTTGTCGGATTTGCAAACAATCGTATACAAGATTAGAATACGCATCTGTTGACATCTGTTTCCAAGCTTGTGCTATGCTTCGTTCACTCACCCCTTCAAGTCTGAGGCGATGAGAACTATCAAATCGTACTGATGCCTTCGTACCAAAGAATGAGAATTCAACCTTTGGCACATTGACAGGTGTCGGAGTCTGCTCAATCGGAGCAACTGGTTGGGGCTGGGGTTTCGGGACTGGCACTGGCACCACATCCTTATAAGGAAGTGCCTTGGGGATTAATTTCTTATTTTCGTCTTTCTTAGGGAATACAACTGGTGGGATTGGTTTCAACTTATCTTCGGGTACCTCTATCTTTGCAACAACACGATACTCTGCCCATGCACGTTCAAGCATTGCTGCATATTCTGCATTCACGCGTCTCAAAAACGAATTATACTCATTGTTTGTGCGCTGTTGGAAAGCATCAAACTGATTGTTCATCCGCTTTTCGAATGACTCAAAATCATTTTGAGCCACACCTGTTATAGATACAGCTAAGCAGAGAAATACGCTTATAAAATGCCCTTTATTTGCCATACATTTCCACCTTCGTACTCATTACCAGCAAAACGACATTGTTATGCCATATTTATTCACATAAGTCTTACCCTCCACTTTATTTCCGTTATCTGTCCAAGTTACCACTCCCTTATGCTTGATAAAGCCCTTTGACATGAAAGCATTGAATGATACCCCGCCAAGATTTAGGGATCCACCTAAGTCCCATGTCGCATTAAAACGGCCTGGACCGCCATTATCTTCGCCATAATAGTTGTCATAGACTTTGGAAGTAGAAGTATCATCGCCAGAGCCGCCAAGGAACTTCTTACTATAAGAGGCATACAAACCATAGTCAGCACCTACGCCACCATGCACCGACAAACTGCATTTACGTCCCAAGGGGAGTCGGAAATACAGATGAGCAGGTACATTCAGTGCGTGTTCTGTAAAATACTGTGTATCTTCACTCCAATCCTCATCATGAGCCATATATAACTCGTAGAACAAGCCAAAATAGAGTCCTAAGCCCCAAGAGAATGCAGGTTGGAAATGGAAGCCCATCTGCATACCACTCAAACTCTTGTTCTCTCTAAAATAACCAGGATCTATCTTATAACGTTCGCCACTATAGGTAGATACGATCTGCTTTGACACATAACCAATAGAAAAACCTGCCGGATGGTGGTCGTATTCTCGGTTCCAAGGCATCACGAAATCGTTTCTCGCACTAAGTTTGAACACATGGCTTGATTGTGGCTTATTGATACTCATTGTTTTTTCCCTAGTCTTTCCAAGGTACTCCACTCTAAACGTATGTGAGCCATAAGGTAATTCCACATTATAGGCCGGCATTCCCACATACTCTTTTTCATTGTCAACCACTAATCGAGCCGATACTGGACTTCCACTATATTTTGTAGTAATCTGCACGTTACTCTTCTTCACAGGATGAAGTTCAATTACCGTTGTTGCATTCGTAACGTTTATACTCTGTTCGTCAACTTGTACCGCACTCAATTCTGCCTTAAACGTATGGGCACCCAATACGATATTATAATCATTAATAGGAGCCCTTCCTATCATGATATTATCCACATAAATAGCTGAACCACTGGGGTCACTTGTAATCTTTATCTTTGTACGCTCACGAAAGTCGAACTTATCAAACACAGTATGCCCCTCTGCAACCTCGATTGTCTCTACAAGAGTGTTCCCCTCATAAAACAATCGTAAATTATGAGTGCCTAAGCGCTGATTGGGGATCTCACAAGGAGTTTTGCCTTTATTGTCACCATCCAAATAAACTGATGCGCCTTCAGGTATTGAGCGAACAACAATTGTGGCAGTTTTATTATTGGTCAAGGTAATATCATAGATATGTTTAGCCTTAAGCGTCTCGTTAATATTCAGACGACTGCTTGTACCATAAGTGGGATGCGTCATTTCTAGATACATATTGCTACCTGCACTAACGGCCAAGAGCCACTGTTGCTCCTTCTCTAAGAACTGTTTACTACCTAAGCCTAAGTTTGGCGAGCCTTTCACGTCAAGTTTCCGCATCTCCGACACCGACATATCAGTTACCTTAACTCTGATAATAGCAGCATTGTCGCCATTAAGATCAGAAGGCCAACTATCACTCATAAAAATCTCAGTAAGATTGCCGACAACAGCTTTTGTCTGTTTCAACTCACCTTTGAACTCCATTTGCGGTCTATCCTGTGCATAAGCCCATGGGCTAAGTAAAATGGCAAAAACAAGAAGTAATAATTTTCGATTCATTGTATATTATCAGTATTAGTGATTAAAGTTCGAAATAAATTTCTGAAGTGTTATCATTTCCGTATAATCTGGTTGCCACAAACGCACCCGGATAATAGGAGATTCACCTCGTGTATCAAGAAAAAGAGTCAAATATCCTTCGTCGGAATAACCCTGTGAAGCATAGCGTTGTCTGATCTGAATACCAAAAGCAGCTCCACGATCGAAATTTGACGGCATTTCAATCATGTTGGTAACATTATCTTCAAACGACAAATGCACAAACTCATTCTGTTTAAAAATCTTGCTCAAGCGGTTGATATATTCTTCCTTCGTATACTTACTATATTTGACATTGGTTGGCGAGTCTGAAAACTTTACCAATTTACTCTGATCCAGCATACCACCTTTAGGACCTGCGCTCTTCAACACTGTTCCTGTGATAATTAGGGCATTGTCTGAGAATATGCTACTAATAAAATCAAGGCGTTTCATAGCAAAAGCAGTCTGATAGTCTTCCATAAAATTCAGGATAACCCATCGTGACACCTCTGGCCACTTAGCCGCAGCATTCATAATGTCGTTTTCTGCACGCTTTGAAAGTGCAAAAGCAACAGATACGATTTTCCCAGAGGAAGGATCAAAACGATAGACGATATCTTCCATAAAGGCTTTATTCGTCTTGTATTTCACCTTTACATGAGTTGCGCGTCCAATAACATAATTATCAGCCTCAACAAATTCATAGTCAGACTTTCCAGACAATGTCACCTGCCCCGTTTTCAGCATCTTAGAAAACAATTGATACCCCTCTGGGGTAAAATACTGGAATGCCTGTTCTGGCTTGCGGTTCTTGATAGCCTCTTCAGCCTTGAGCACTGCATCAAACATTTGTTTGTTATTAACACGGCGCATCTCTATAGGCTTCCTGATTCTCGGAGCCTCAGGAGTTATCTCTAGCGCCTGAGATGCCGTCGCTACAGGGGTTACTTCGTTACCAGCCTTCACTTCTCCCCCTCTTAACTTCATGGCAACATCTATCGTTGAATCAAATTTGGGCTGACTAGCTCCAAAAGCTGCATTCAAATCACCATCTGCAGGATCTATCTCATTACGGAAGCGAGTCTCATAAACCAAGCGTAACTTCTCATTAGCAGGGAAACCTACTAACTCAACCTCTCCAATACCATCTTTCACCACTACAGGTCCAACAATGCTCTGTCCATCATTATATTTAAACTGAAGTGACGAAACATCTTTACCATTGTAAGTAAACTTAACACGTGCATCAACACGGTTGTTTACCAATCCACCTTCAACGACCTCAGCCTTCAACATCTGAAGTACCGACTTTATCTTTACAGGCAACAAAGAGCTGGCTTGTCCCTCCTGTCCGGCAAATTCCACATTTACAGGATCTGGATTCAACTTCGACAACACCAATGCCCAATAATAGCAACGTAACGCATCGTCTATCTGCAGTCTTTCTTCGGCCTTCTTACCTGTCTCTACAAGATCCAGGATTCTATCTTCACGTTGTCTGAGGACCTTACCTACTTCGTCTTTGTCCATAAAACATAATACACGTGCCTCAGGTTCTTCCTCAAGCACACGTATCTGAACATTTCTAAACTTAGCTGCCGAAATCGTCTGCAAGACCCGCTCCTCAGTATACTCGTTATTTACTTTCTTCTTTCCTAATATATCTATTATGGAAACAGATATACTACGGCTCATTTGAGCCATAGCTGTAGCTTCGGCTTTTTCTGTTGTCACTCCAGAGCCTTCGCCCCACACATATTTACCACTTGTTTTTACTTCCTCATTGCTTTGAGCATACATATTGGAACTACAGCCCAACATGCACACCCAAAACAATAGTTTTATAAAATGACGCCCTATCATATAAATTTACTCAGCTTTCGCTTTTCTCATCTCTTCCTCAACGCGCTGACGGAATTTCTCGTACTCAAAATTCATCTTCATGCGGTCTTCATCAGAAACCTGCTGTTTCACCTTATTAGCAACATCTTTTGCTAACTGGCCAACACCAGCCTGATATTCCAAACAAACGAACACCTGGTACGAACCATCCACCTGTTGGTATTGTGATGTCTTTACAATGACTGTATTTCTCACTACTTCATTTGCGATAGCAATTGACATACTATTCTGCTTGCTGTCCTCATCACGTACAGAGCCACCTTGCTTACCATCTGATGACGACTTACGATAGCCACTATTATCAGTTGACTGAGCAGTCTTTATAGCACTTGCAATAGCACGGGCAAACTTCGAACGGGCACTCAGTTCAGCATACTCAGTAGCTTCAGAAAGATCAAAACGAACAGCTTCACCCCATGCACGGGTAGAAGGTTTTTGCTGAGCATACTCCTGACACTCATCTAATGCCAATTTCACTTTTGTTGGACCGGCAATAGTTGCCTGTTTTTGAGACCCACAGGCAAAAAATGTCATACCAATAGTACAAATCACCAAAGCAACAAAATATTTTTTCATACTTTTTTAGGTTAATAATGCCTCCTGCTCCCAAAATTCAGCGGTTAGTAACTAGGTTTTTATTACGGATACCAAAAAGGCGTGGGAGTTGGTGTCAACCTTTTTCTTCGGATTCCTTTTTAAGTCGGCTTACCATACGATACGCCTATTTACATTGCAAAGATAAAGAAATTCATCTAATTAACAAAAAAAAAATAGAATTATTTTTTAAAAATCGTGCAATTCGCTACTTAAATAACGAAAGTCTTTGAGATAAAAGCTTTTCTCAAAAGAAACAAAAAAAAGAGACTGTATGCACAGTCTCTTTACCGAATATTCCATGTCTTACTGCCGTATCTGTTTTCTACTATTGCCCTTACCATCTGTCTGGATGACGACACCCTTCTTGGAATTCTTGACAGGACGTCCTTGCAGGTCGTAGAGATTTGAGGTTTGAGATTTGAGATTTGAGATTTCAATACCTGAGGGACCCAATTCACTCTCTACACCTTGGATTGGCATCGTGACACCATTCCAATCTGTAATGATTGTCATACCAGTAGCCTTAGGAATAGATGCTGAATATGGGGTAAAGTCCTCACGCTGAGTAGTACGATACCACACACCATCCTTCAACAGGTAATAGCCCACTTGTGCTTTTGTATAGGTCTCGAAATTACCACGCAGGTTATTGTCGCCACGAGCTGCCGTCTTCACCGCCTCACCATTAGCATAGAACACCACGTCAGCATTCTCAGACCAGTAGATATAAGGCACACCAGCCTCAGCATAGTCAACCTCCTCCAGACAG containing:
- a CDS encoding DUF4252 domain-containing protein yields the protein MKQTIIKALLCVVVALCSLNANAQVKAFEKYADTKNVTYVFISKFMLGMAGKNAGISVPGVDVKSLTNKLSGIQIITSEDNAAQKKLKNDVKAIIAKEKYELMMQVNEDDSKVNMYHHIGKPQSAVVMLVEEDDETTVIVFSGKFTLEDVMKMTQD
- a CDS encoding PEGA domain-containing protein, which encodes MEFKGELKQTKAVVGNLTEIFMSDSWPSDLNGDNAAIIRVKVTDMSVSEMRKLDVKGSPNLGLGSKQFLEKEQQWLLAVSAGSNMYLEMTHPTYGTSSRLNINETLKAKHIYDITLTNNKTATIVVRSIPEGASVYLDGDNKGKTPCEIPNQRLGTHNLRLFYEGNTLVETIEVAEGHTVFDKFDFRERTKIKITSDPSGSAIYVDNIMIGRAPINDYNIVLGAHTFKAELSAVQVDEQSINVTNATTVIELHPVKKSNVQITTKYSGSPVSARLVVDNEKEYVGMPAYNVELPYGSHTFRVEYLGKTREKTMSINKPQSSHVFKLSARNDFVMPWNREYDHHPAGFSIGYVSKQIVSTYSGERYKIDPGYFRENKSLSGMQMGFHFQPAFSWGLGLYFGLFYELYMAHDEDWSEDTQYFTEHALNVPAHLYFRLPLGRKCSLSVHGGVGADYGLYASYSKKFLGGSGDDTSTSKVYDNYYGEDNGGPGRFNATWDLGGSLNLGGVSFNAFMSKGFIKHKGVVTWTDNGNKVEGKTYVNKYGITMSFCW